The Cystobacter fuscus DSM 2262 region AGAGCGAGCCCTTGCCGTGCACCACCTCGTCATGGCTCAAGGGCAGCATGAAGTGCTCGCTGAAGGCATACAGCAGGCCGAAGGTGAGCTGGTTGTGGTGGTGCTGGCGGTAGATGGGATCCTTGCTGAAGTACATCAGCGTGTCGTGCATCCAGCCCATGTTCCACTTGAAGTGGAAGCCGAGGCCGCCCTCCTGCGTGGGCTGGCTCACCTTGGGCCACGCCGTGGACTCCTCGGCGATCATCACCGCGCCGGGGTACTTGGCGCGCACGCGATCATTGAGCTCGCGCATGAAGGAGATGGCTTCCTCGTTCTCGCGGCCCCCCCAGCGGTTGGGGATCCACTCGCCCGCCTTGCGGCTGTAGTCGAGGTAGAGCATGGAGGCGACGGCGTCCACGCGCAGTCCGTCGATGTGGTACTCCTCGAGCCAGAAGAGCGCGTTGGCGATGAGGAAGTTGCGCACCTCGTTGCGGCCGAAGTTGAAGACGTAGGTGCCCCAGTCCGGCTGCGAGCCCTGGCGCGGGTCCGCGTGCTCGTAGAGGGCGGTGCCGTCGAACTGGCCGAGCGCGTGGGCATCCCGGGGGAAGTGGCCGGGCACCCAGTCGAGGATGACGCCGATGCCGTTCTCGTGCAGGTGGTTGACGAGGAAGCGGAAGTCATCCGGGTGGCCGAAGCGAGCGGTGGGCGCGTAGTAGTTGCCCACCTGATAGCCCCAGGAGCCGCCGAAGGGGTGCTCCGCCACGGGCATCAGCTCCACGTGGGTGAAGCCCATCCTCTTCACGTAGTCGGTGAGCGCGGTGGCCATCTCCCGGTAGGTGAGGGAGCGGTCGCCGTCCTCCATCACGCGCCGCCACGAGGCCAGGTGCAGCTCGTAGACGGCCCAGGGCTCGCGGTGCACGTCCTTGTGGGCGCGCGCCTGCATCCACTGCCCGTCCGACCACTGGTATTGATCCAGGTTGTGCACCACGGAGGCCGTGGCGGGGGGGACCTCGGTGCGGAAGGCGAAGGGGTCCGCCTTGAGGATGCGGTGGCCGCCGTGGCCGGTGCGGATCTCGAACTTGTAGCGCGTGCCCTCGCCGACCTCGGGGACGAACAGCTCCCAGATGCCCGAGGAGCCCATGCGCCGCATGAGGTGCAACCGCCCGTCCCAGCTGTTGAAGTCACCCACCACGGACACGCTCGAGGCCGTGGGCGCCCACACCGCGAAGGCCACGCCGTGGATGCCGTTGTGGTGCACGGGATGGGCCCCCATGCGCTTCCACAACTGCTCGTGACGGCCCTCGCCCGCGTAGTACAGATCCTGATCTCCCAGCGTGGGCAGGAAGCTGTAGGGGTCGCGCAGGGTGAACGTCTTCTGGCCCGGGTACTCCACCTCCACCTGGTAGTTGAAGGCGTCCGTCTTTCCGTTGACGCGCGCCTCGAACACCCCGTCCACCCGCTTCGTCATGGGGATGCGCCCGCCGAACTCCGGCAGGACGTGGATCGCCACCGCGTCCGGGCGGTACGTGCGCACCACCACCCCGTCTCCATCCGGGTGGATGCCCAGCACGCGGTGGGGCTCGGCGTGCCGCAACTCGACGATCTGCTGCAGCTCCGCGTCCACCTGTTGCCGCTCGTTTGGCTTCTTCACTTGCGGACCTCCATCCTCATGAGGGCCTCGACGGGGATACGCACCCAGTCCGGCCGGTTCTGTAGCTCGTAGCGCACCTCGTAGAGCATCTTCTCCAGCTCGAAGGCGCCCAGCATCGCGGTGAAGCTCGCCTCGCTCTGCGGCAGGAAGGCCGCCCCGGCGGTGGCCGCGCGGTAGCCCTCCAGGAAGGCCTGACGCGCGGGCTGGAGGCGCTCCCCCTCGGGCTGGCCCTCCAGCCGCACCGTGGCCTCGGCGTAGTCGAAGGAGCGCAGCATGCCCGCCACGTCCCGCAGCGCCGAGTACTTCTCGCGCCGCTGGGTGAAGCTGCGGCCCGGCTCGCCCTCGAAGTCGAACAGGAGCCAGTCGCCTCCCGAGCGCAGCACCTGACCCAGGTGCAGGTCGCCATGGATGC contains the following coding sequences:
- the glgB gene encoding 1,4-alpha-glucan branching protein GlgB translates to MKKPNERQQVDAELQQIVELRHAEPHRVLGIHPDGDGVVVRTYRPDAVAIHVLPEFGGRIPMTKRVDGVFEARVNGKTDAFNYQVEVEYPGQKTFTLRDPYSFLPTLGDQDLYYAGEGRHEQLWKRMGAHPVHHNGIHGVAFAVWAPTASSVSVVGDFNSWDGRLHLMRRMGSSGIWELFVPEVGEGTRYKFEIRTGHGGHRILKADPFAFRTEVPPATASVVHNLDQYQWSDGQWMQARAHKDVHREPWAVYELHLASWRRVMEDGDRSLTYREMATALTDYVKRMGFTHVELMPVAEHPFGGSWGYQVGNYYAPTARFGHPDDFRFLVNHLHENGIGVILDWVPGHFPRDAHALGQFDGTALYEHADPRQGSQPDWGTYVFNFGRNEVRNFLIANALFWLEEYHIDGLRVDAVASMLYLDYSRKAGEWIPNRWGGRENEEAISFMRELNDRVRAKYPGAVMIAEESTAWPKVSQPTQEGGLGFHFKWNMGWMHDTLMYFSKDPIYRQHHHNQLTFGLLYAFSEHFMLPLSHDEVVHGKGSLYGKMPGDDWQKRANLRSLLAWMWAHPGKKLLFMGGEFGQPHEWNNDKSLDWHLLDHPGHAGIQSMVADINRLYRSHPALYDADNEPLGFQWIQPDSAAVNVLAFVRRSRQPGGHVVCIANLSPMPQENYRVGFPRHGSYVELLNTDAGEYGGSGMGNKGRIHTEPQGWDGQDASAVLTLPPLSVLWFTPG